GTCCACCGGGAGTCGAACCCGTCCCGGGAGCCGTCGCTCGCCGTGATCGCCCGGGTGGGCGGCGGGGTGCCGACGGTCAACGTCGAGGCGCCGGGCGTCGGGTAGCGGCCGCGGTCGGCCGCCACGTCGCGTCGCCGTCAGCTGGTGCGGTCGAGGACCAGACGGACGGCTTCGTCGGGTGCGTCCCACTGCGGAAAGTGGCCGCAGCGCTCGAACCAGTGCAGCTCGGCGTCGGGGAAGAGCTCCTTCGCGCGGGCGGCCTGTCGGGGGACGGTCACCAGGTCGCGACGACCCCACCCGATCGTGACCCGGCCGGGCGCCGTGCCAGCAGGGGCTCCCTGCTGCGTCGGGCCCTTGGTCAAGGCGTCCAGGGCAGCCCCGGTCGACGGAGAGTCGGCCAGCCCACGCACGTCGGGCAGCACGGTCTCGCCGGACAGTGCCCACGGCCGGGCCGAGAGCTGCGCCAGCAGCAGGGTCCGGCCCACGGGGCTGCCCAGCAGGGCTGGCAGCCTGTCCCGCAGCACCCGCACCAGCGCGATGGACGGTCGCAGCGTCGCCCCGAAGACCGCGAGCTCGCGGGGGCTCCAGAAGCCGCCCGGGTCCAGCGCCACGGTGTCGCCGCCGACGCCCCGGCGCGCGAGCTCCAGCACGATCCGCCCTCCCATCGACTGGCCGACCGTCGAGACGCCGTCCAGGCCCTGCTGGTGGACGAAGTCCGCGACGGAGTCGGTCAAGGTGGCGACCGAGACCTCGCCGTCCAGCGGGGGTGTGTCGCCGAACCCGGGCAGGTCGATCGCGATGACCTCGCGACTCGCGGCCAGCTCGTCGAGGACCGGGTCCCACGACCTCCACCCGGCGCCCAGGCCGTGCACGAGCAGCAGCGGGCGACCGCTGCCTCGGACCACGTGATTCAGTGCCACCTGCTCGACGCTAGCCGGTCGACCCCC
This genomic interval from Nocardioides scoriae contains the following:
- a CDS encoding alpha/beta fold hydrolase, whose amino-acid sequence is MALNHVVRGSGRPLLLVHGLGAGWRSWDPVLDELAASREVIAIDLPGFGDTPPLDGEVSVATLTDSVADFVHQQGLDGVSTVGQSMGGRIVLELARRGVGGDTVALDPGGFWSPRELAVFGATLRPSIALVRVLRDRLPALLGSPVGRTLLLAQLSARPWALSGETVLPDVRGLADSPSTGAALDALTKGPTQQGAPAGTAPGRVTIGWGRRDLVTVPRQAARAKELFPDAELHWFERCGHFPQWDAPDEAVRLVLDRTS